From one Brachypodium distachyon strain Bd21 chromosome 4, Brachypodium_distachyon_v3.0, whole genome shotgun sequence genomic stretch:
- the LOC100824231 gene encoding amino acid permease 3 encodes MEKKQGSYYGKGPAAASSSMELEEAGLGSSEQQQLVDDDGRPRRRGTVWTASAHIITAVIGSGVLSLAWAIAQLGWAAGPAIMLLFAGVVYYTSTLLAECYRSGNGASSGNGKRNYTYMDAVRSTLPGGKVKLCGAIQYANLVGVAIGYTIAASISMRAIGKADCFHRVKEQGHGGDEACRRGSSNPYMMAFGALQVLFSQIPDFGRIWWLSIVAAVMSFTYSTIGLALGIAQTVANGGIRGSLTGIRVGDGVTSAQKVWRSLQAFGNIAFAYSYSIILIEIQDTVAAPAGSTEAKEMKKATGISVATTTLFYTLCGCAGYAAFGDAAPDNLLTGFGFYEPFWLLDLANAAIAVHLVGAYQVFCQPLFAFVEAWAAANYSSSSFVSGEISLGVGLFRFKVSVFRLAWRTAFVCATTVVAMLLPFFGDVVGLLGAVAFWPLTVYFPVEMYIVQRGVRKGSARWVCLQLLSAACLVVSVAAAAGSIADVAGELKDGYRPFSG; translated from the exons atggagaagaagcaggGGAGCTACTACGGCaaggggccggcggcggcatcgtcATCGatggagctggaggaggccgggTTGGGCTCgtcggagcagcagcagctggtggacgacgacgggcggccgcggcgcaggGGCACGGTGTGGACGGCGAGCGCGCATATCATCACGGCCGTCATCGGCTCCGGCGTGCTGTCCCTGGCCTGGGCCATCGCGCAGCTGGGCTGGGCCGCCGGCCCGGCCATCATGCTCCTCTTCGCCGGCGTCGTCTACTACACCTCCACGCTCCTCGCCGAGTGCTACCGCTCCGGCAATGGCGCCTCCTCCGGGAACGGCAAGCGCAACTACACCTACATGGACGCCGTCCGGTCGACTCTCCCCGGCGGGAAGGTGAAGCTCTGCGGCGCCATCCAGTACGCGAACCTGGTCGGCGTCGCCATCGGGTACAccatcgccgcctccatcAGCATGCGGGCCATCGGGAAGGCCGACTGCTTCCACCGCGTCAAGGAGCagggccatggcggcgacgaggcgtGCCGGAGGGGCTCCAGCAACCCCTACATGATGGCGTTCGGGGCCCTGCAGGTGCTGTTCTCGCAGATCCCGGACTTCGGCCGCATCTGGTGGCTctccatcgtcgccgccgtcatgTCCTTCACCTATTCGACCATTGGTCTCGCCCTCGGCATCGCGCAGACCGTCGCGAACGGCGGCATCCGGGGCAGCCTGACCGGCATCCGCGTCGGCGATGGCGTGACCTCGGCGCAGAAGGTCTGGCGCAGCCTCCAGGCCTTCGGCAACATCGCCTTCGCCTACTCCTACTCCATCATCCTCATCGAGATCCAG gacacggtggcggcgccggcggggtcgACGGAGGCGAAGGAGATGAAGAAGGCGACGGGGATCAGCgtggcgacgacgacgctctTCTACACGCTCTGCGGGTGCGCCGGGTACGCAGCCTTCGGCGACGCCGCGCCGGACAACCTCCTGACCGGCTTCGGCTTCTACGAGCCCTTCTGGCTcctcgacctcgccaacgccgccatcgccgtgcACCTCGTCGGCGCCTACCAGGTCTTCTGCCAGCCGCTCTTCGCCTTCGTCGAGGCCTGGGCCGCCGCCAactactcctcctcctccttcgtctccggcgagatctccCTGGGGGTAGGACTCTTCAGGTTCAAGGTGAGCGTCTTCAGGCTGGCATGGCGGACGGCGTTCGTGTGCGCGACCACCGTGGTGGCCATGCTGCTGCCCTTCTTCGGCGACGTGGTGGGGCTGCTCGGCGCCGTGGCGTTCTGGCCGCTCACGGTCTACTTCCCCGTGGAGATGTATATAGTGCAGAGAGGGGTCAGGAAAGGGAGTGCTAGGTGGGTTTGCTTGCAGTTGCTCAGCGCCGCCTGCCTcgtcgtctccgtcgccgccgccgctgggtCCATCGCCGACGTCGCCGGGGAGCTCAAGGACGGGTACCGCCCCTTCAGCGGCTAG
- the LOC104584618 gene encoding probable F-box protein At1g44080 has protein sequence MATCRQSWSDIPSELAGLVLLRLPAHSDRTRFAAVCRDWCISAKQQHLPPPLPWFMLPRGTFFSLPHSESFQIPNGAEFHSSCGEWLVFADEYTCSLVNTITKVTLALPDLDAFGPIDEPDEVINGDGDSIPQTLLDLNVAMSIHKVIVCSVFLIAAIIVVGRLRTLALCRPGGKLWFISALGGSRLVQDIILHDGKLYMVDQPRSLYAIDVGEDTDSSKLIIAWIERIIVGPILPFTSYVGNGGTYDQYLVESHGALLMVCKTISSLLTTNCGRSRIRVVQIRFHVFKANMQLLRWLEIRSLGDDQALFVGPRCSKSVCVSQYKVKGNSIFFLDDGRCSWYWKDAPSS, from the coding sequence atggcaacatgccGACAATCATGGTCAGACATACCATCAGAGCTTGCAGGCCTGGTCCTTCTCCGCCTCCCTGCCCACTCTGACCGCACCCGTTTCGCAGCTGTATGCCGCGATTGGTGCATCTCCGCAAAGCAGCAACACCTGCCCCCGCCTTTGCCATGGTTCATGCTCCCCAGAGGCACCTTCTTCAGCTTACCCCACAGCGAATCCTTCCAGATCCCCAACGGTGCTGAATTCCACAGCTCCTGCGGCGAGTGGCTTGTCTTCGCAGATGAGTACACCTGCTCCTTGGTAAACACCATCACAAAGGTCACCTTGGCTCTCCCTGACCTGGATGCCTTTGGCCCCATCGATGAGCCTGATGAAGTTATCAATGGTGATGGTGACAGCATACCCCAGACATTGCTGGACCTGAATGTAGCCATGTCAATACATAAGGTAATCGTGTGCTCGGTGTTCCTCATTGCTGCCATCATTGTTGTTGGGAGACTCCGCACTCTGGCATTGTGCCGTCCCGGAGGTAAACTATGGTTCATAAGTGCGCTCGGCGGCAGCAGGCTCGTTCAAGACATAATTCTCCATGATGGTAAGCTGTACATGGTTGATCAACCGAGGAGCCTTTACGCCATCGATGTCGGAGAGGACACTGACAGCAGCAAGCTGATCATTGCATGGATTGAACGCATCATCGTTGGCCCTATCTTGCCCTTCACGTCATACGTGGGTAACGGTGGTACATATGACCAATACCTGGTTGAATCTCATGGAGCCCTGCTTATGGTCTGCAAAACAATCTCTAGTCTGTTAACTACGAACTGTGGGAGGTCCAGGATCAGGGTGGTGCAGATCAGATTTCATGTGTTCAAGGCAAACATGCAGCTGTTGCGGTGGCTAGAGATAAGGAGCTTGGGGGATGACCAGGCACTCTTCGTTGGGCCAAGATGCTCCAAGTCTGTCTGCGTGTCTCAGTACAAGGTGAAGGGTAACTCTATCTTCTTCCTGGATGATGGCCGCTGCAGCTGGTACTGGAAGGATGCGCCGAGTTCTTAG
- the LOC100824537 gene encoding lipase-like PAD4 isoform X1, translating into MEDAEEISMFETSHVLGALLASSPLLARAWDRCAAAAAMGAASPGFVYGGGGGDDGGTVYVAFSGVQAALSVAGAAVASGADVFAPVGLAGDAAGARAFPQLAAAEPDAAAGDPVAVQALALRCFLKLCGSPEFQMLLNQIRGKGVVFTGHSLGGAIATLAALHYLCISSSSSAYATAPPVLCVTFGSPLLGNEALSRAILRERWGGNFCHVVSQHDVVPRLLFCPLDAVPVRIIVGLQLQQWPGCTRHVGTVTNSVEDAEQEALQQLIQAHSRVVAMEQKLAAPEMRGGSPYRPFGAYVLCSPDGAACVDGLTAAVQMLYATFAAKCVSGSVKSLEAAHSCYGDLVLKMPQHLVLKRRPRAVDVLAAVSNSNYDAGISLALEASGIDGEATGATTVRHWLKASKRAGRSPSLNCAGLATRLGRITPCRAQIEWYKASFDGDTGYYDAFKQRRSPKKFHKANIYRIKLGQFWDGVLTMLETSQLPHDFHRRAKWVNAARFYQLLVEPLDIADYHRNNLHKTRGSYITHGRERRYELFDKWWKGKGTFTGCTSDTSTTASRTRSKYAGLTQDPCFWARVEDAREQTESAAAGHDAVALATKLESLREFEHYAAELVESKEVSIDVLAPQSSYSLWLEEWKELKLSDEARTSSLFQF; encoded by the exons ATGGAAGACGCAGAAGAAATTTCCAT GTTCGAGACCAGCCATGTCCTCGGCGCGCTGCTGGCCTCCTCGCCGCTGCTGGCGCGCGCTTGGGAccggtgcgccgccgccgccgccatgggcgcCGCTTCCCCCGGGTTCGTgtacggcggcggtggcggggacgACGGAGGCACGGTGTACGTGGCGTTCTCAGGGGTGCAGGCGGCGCTGTCGGTGGCGGGCGCCGCGGTGGCCAGCGGCGCCGACGTCTTCGCGCCGGTagggctcgccggcgacgcGGCCGGGGCGCGGGCCTTCCCGcagctggccgccgccgagccggacgccgccgccggggatcCGGTTGCCGtgcaggcgctggcgctgcGTTGCTTCTTGAAGCTCTGCGGCTCCCCTGAATTCCAG ATGCTGCTGAATCAGATTAGGGGCAAGGGGGTGGTGTTCACTGGCCACTCCCTTGGTGGTGCCATCGCCACTCTAGCAGCGCTCCACTACCTCTGCATCTCGTCGTCAAGCTCGGCATACGCCACGGCTCCTCCTGTGCTGTGTGTTACATTCGGAAGCCCACTACTCGGTAACGAGGCCCTTTCCAGGGCCATCCTGCGTGAGCGGTGGGGTGGCAACTTCTGTCATGTTGTCTCGCAGCATGACGTGGTCCCGAGGCTCCTCTTCTGCCCCCTCGATGCTGTTCCTGTGCGCATCATCGTtgggctgcagctgcagcagtgGCCAGGGTGCACTCGCCATGTGGGCACTGTGACCAATAGTGTGGAGGATGCTGAGCAGGAGGCGCTGCAGCAACTGATACAGGCACATTCTCgcgtggtggccatggagcagAAGCTCGCGGCCCCAGAGATGCGGGGCGGGAGCCCTTACCGTCCATTCGGGGCCTACGTGCTGTGCTCGCCTGACGGTGCAGCATGCGTCGACGGCCTGACCGCAGCAGTCCAGATGCTCTACGCTACATTTGCTGCCAAGTGCGTGTCAGGCAGCGTGAAGTCCTTGGAGGCCGCGCACTCCTGCTATGGGGACCTTGTACTGAAAATGCCACAGCACTTGGTCCTCAAGAGGCGGCCGCGTGCTGTTGACGTGCTGGCAGCTGTGTCCAATTCCAACTATGATGCTGGTATCTCCCTCGCGCTGGAGGCCTCTGGTATTGACGGTGAGGCGACAGGGGCCACGACAGTGCGGCACTGGCTGAAGGCGTCAAAGCGGGCTGGCCGCAGCCCAAGCCTGAACTGTGCGGGGCTTGCAACGCGGCTTGGGCGGATCACACCATGCCGGGCGCAGATCGAGTGGTACAAGGCATCGTTTGATGGCGACACGGGGTACTACGATGCGTTCAAGCAGCGGAGGTCGCCCAAGAAGTTCCACAAGGCCAACATATACCGCATCAAGCTGGGCCAGTTCTGGGATGGTGTGCTCACCATGCTTGAAACTAGTCAGCTCCCCCACGACTTCCATCGCCGCGCCAAGTGGGTCAATGCCGCCCGCTTCTACCAGCTTCTCGTCGAGCCGCTCGACATTGCTGACTACCACCGCAACAACCTCCACAAGACCAGAGGCAGCTACATCACTCATGGCCGCGAGAGAAG GTATGAGCTGTTTGACAAGTGGTGGAAGGGGAAGGGAACCTTTACTGGCTGCACCAGCGACACCTCGACCACAGCGAGTAGGACAAGGAGCAAGTACGCGGGGCTGACACAGGACCCATGCTTCTGGGCAAGGGTGGAGGACGCGAGGGAGCAGACGGAAAGCGCTGCTGCCGGTCACGATGCGGTGGCTCTAGCGACAAAGCTAGAGAGCCTGAGAGAGTTCGAGCACTATGCTGCTGAGCTGGTGGAGAGCAAGGAGGTGTCCATCGACGTCCTTGCGCCACAGTCAAGCTACAGCCTGTGGTTGGAGGAGTGGAAGGAGCTCAAGCTCAGCGATGAAGCCAGGACATCATCATTATTTCAGTTCTGA
- the LOC100824537 gene encoding lipase-like PAD4 isoform X2 yields MLYRIQNWSFTNFIELITMQMLLNQIRGKGVVFTGHSLGGAIATLAALHYLCISSSSSAYATAPPVLCVTFGSPLLGNEALSRAILRERWGGNFCHVVSQHDVVPRLLFCPLDAVPVRIIVGLQLQQWPGCTRHVGTVTNSVEDAEQEALQQLIQAHSRVVAMEQKLAAPEMRGGSPYRPFGAYVLCSPDGAACVDGLTAAVQMLYATFAAKCVSGSVKSLEAAHSCYGDLVLKMPQHLVLKRRPRAVDVLAAVSNSNYDAGISLALEASGIDGEATGATTVRHWLKASKRAGRSPSLNCAGLATRLGRITPCRAQIEWYKASFDGDTGYYDAFKQRRSPKKFHKANIYRIKLGQFWDGVLTMLETSQLPHDFHRRAKWVNAARFYQLLVEPLDIADYHRNNLHKTRGSYITHGRERRYELFDKWWKGKGTFTGCTSDTSTTASRTRSKYAGLTQDPCFWARVEDAREQTESAAAGHDAVALATKLESLREFEHYAAELVESKEVSIDVLAPQSSYSLWLEEWKELKLSDEARTSSLFQF; encoded by the exons ATGCTTTACCGCATTCAAAATTGGTCTTTTACTAATTTCATTGAGTTAATAACAATGCAGATGCTGCTGAATCAGATTAGGGGCAAGGGGGTGGTGTTCACTGGCCACTCCCTTGGTGGTGCCATCGCCACTCTAGCAGCGCTCCACTACCTCTGCATCTCGTCGTCAAGCTCGGCATACGCCACGGCTCCTCCTGTGCTGTGTGTTACATTCGGAAGCCCACTACTCGGTAACGAGGCCCTTTCCAGGGCCATCCTGCGTGAGCGGTGGGGTGGCAACTTCTGTCATGTTGTCTCGCAGCATGACGTGGTCCCGAGGCTCCTCTTCTGCCCCCTCGATGCTGTTCCTGTGCGCATCATCGTtgggctgcagctgcagcagtgGCCAGGGTGCACTCGCCATGTGGGCACTGTGACCAATAGTGTGGAGGATGCTGAGCAGGAGGCGCTGCAGCAACTGATACAGGCACATTCTCgcgtggtggccatggagcagAAGCTCGCGGCCCCAGAGATGCGGGGCGGGAGCCCTTACCGTCCATTCGGGGCCTACGTGCTGTGCTCGCCTGACGGTGCAGCATGCGTCGACGGCCTGACCGCAGCAGTCCAGATGCTCTACGCTACATTTGCTGCCAAGTGCGTGTCAGGCAGCGTGAAGTCCTTGGAGGCCGCGCACTCCTGCTATGGGGACCTTGTACTGAAAATGCCACAGCACTTGGTCCTCAAGAGGCGGCCGCGTGCTGTTGACGTGCTGGCAGCTGTGTCCAATTCCAACTATGATGCTGGTATCTCCCTCGCGCTGGAGGCCTCTGGTATTGACGGTGAGGCGACAGGGGCCACGACAGTGCGGCACTGGCTGAAGGCGTCAAAGCGGGCTGGCCGCAGCCCAAGCCTGAACTGTGCGGGGCTTGCAACGCGGCTTGGGCGGATCACACCATGCCGGGCGCAGATCGAGTGGTACAAGGCATCGTTTGATGGCGACACGGGGTACTACGATGCGTTCAAGCAGCGGAGGTCGCCCAAGAAGTTCCACAAGGCCAACATATACCGCATCAAGCTGGGCCAGTTCTGGGATGGTGTGCTCACCATGCTTGAAACTAGTCAGCTCCCCCACGACTTCCATCGCCGCGCCAAGTGGGTCAATGCCGCCCGCTTCTACCAGCTTCTCGTCGAGCCGCTCGACATTGCTGACTACCACCGCAACAACCTCCACAAGACCAGAGGCAGCTACATCACTCATGGCCGCGAGAGAAG GTATGAGCTGTTTGACAAGTGGTGGAAGGGGAAGGGAACCTTTACTGGCTGCACCAGCGACACCTCGACCACAGCGAGTAGGACAAGGAGCAAGTACGCGGGGCTGACACAGGACCCATGCTTCTGGGCAAGGGTGGAGGACGCGAGGGAGCAGACGGAAAGCGCTGCTGCCGGTCACGATGCGGTGGCTCTAGCGACAAAGCTAGAGAGCCTGAGAGAGTTCGAGCACTATGCTGCTGAGCTGGTGGAGAGCAAGGAGGTGTCCATCGACGTCCTTGCGCCACAGTCAAGCTACAGCCTGTGGTTGGAGGAGTGGAAGGAGCTCAAGCTCAGCGATGAAGCCAGGACATCATCATTATTTCAGTTCTGA
- the LOC104584617 gene encoding uncharacterized protein LOC104584617, whose protein sequence is MATCRRSWSDIPSELAGLVLLRLPAHSDGIRFAAVCRQWCISAKQQHLPPPLPWFILPGGTFFSLPHSASFQIPNGAEFHSSCGEWLVFSGDYTCSLVNTTTKVTLALPDLDEFDLIDEPDEVINGHSIAYTLLDQNKTISIYKLIVCSGLLVAAIVDLGDLQTLAFCRPGGDLWFVSALGCDRSLEDIIHHEGKLYTADGWRNLYVIDVEEDSESSTLIMSRTECIINGPPFPFKQLPHCLIISHEYLVESRGALLLVRGTFFADKEWESGPRVSRIEFEVFEANLQLLQWVQMTSVGMIGLCLSGQEVPSLSACLSTR, encoded by the coding sequence ATGGCAACGTGCCGACGATCATGGTCAGACATACCATCAGAGCTTGCAGGCCTGGTCCTTCTCCGCCTCCCTGCCCACTCTGACGGCATCCGTTTCGCAGCCGTATGCCGCCAGTGGTGCATCTCCGCAAAGCAGCAACACCTGCCCCCTCCTTTGCCATGGTTCATACTCCCCGGAGGCACCTTCTTCAGCTTACCCCACAGTGCATCCTTCCAGATCCCCAACGGTGCTGAATTCCACAGCTCCTGCGGCGAGTGGCTTGTTTTCTCAGGTGACTACACCTGCTCCTTGGTAAACACCACCACCAAGGTCACCTTGGCTCTCCCTGACCTGGATGAATTTGACCTCATCGATGAGCCTGATGAAGTTATCAACGgtcatagcatagcatacaCATTACTTGACCAGAATAAAACCATCTCAATATACAAGCTCATTGTATGCTCAGGTCTCCTTGTTGCTGCCATCGTTGACCTTGGGGATCTCCAGACTCTTGCATTTTGTCGTCCGGGAGGTGACCTATGGTTTGTGAGTGCGCTTGGCTGCGACAGATCCCTTGAAGACATAATTCACCATGAAGGTAAGCTGTACACAGCTGATGGGTGGAGGAACCTTTACGTCATCGATGTTGAAGAGGACAGTGAGAGCAGTACGCTAATCATGTCTCGGACTGAGTGCATCATCAACGGTCCTCCCTTTCCCTTCAAGCAGTTACCACATTGCCTTATCATATCCCATGAATACCTCGTTGAATCTCGTGGTGCCCTGCTGCTGGTCCGTGGAACATTCTTCGCTGACAAGGAGTGGGAGTCCGGGCCCAGGGTGTCGAGGATCGAATTTGAGGTGTTTGAGGCAAACTTGCAGTTGTTGCAGTGGGTACAGATGACGAGCGTGGGGATGATTGGGCTCTGTTTGTCGGGCCAAGAAGTTCCAAGTCTGTCTGCGTGTCTCAGTACAAGGTAA